The proteins below are encoded in one region of Ostrea edulis chromosome 3, xbOstEdul1.1, whole genome shotgun sequence:
- the LOC130053121 gene encoding uncharacterized protein LOC130053121 isoform X2 codes for MEFSDEDLRKISPILSKSMFFTMASSCKTEAQKKSMLMLEFLYLSRHKQTVRRYFGGSAAEGTAIKTSDVDKMIVGPNIYVCSEQADGEQVKGHVFLMDASDSSPGHTKLVLLKTDPNIPTVFDQGNTLYDMLEETQDGRRLLSSEKVVTFWMDFMRKRQTSTGPPETFRHGPCATTVTTDPQGYIKNEIGGVIEQDFAHGLLFCSPPSMGKDWLRNRVNFSWPSQKIVQKIMSLKCHVVAVGDKMSQHSSLEWRISYLLWERELVWSFNDIQLQCYVLLKALLKKYIDPVAPDELSSYHMKTIVFWESEDTEENCWGQEFLIPFLRNCLWRLSECVLNRSLKHFIERDKNLLLGKMCEIEIKESVLKVIKDIIPDIITYSLKCIDGIDLTTTWQKSDHNIETFLRKCLACHNSRITFDFNDSKLPVKVYHYERAYAIGVNAETVLADFSTLAQYHVSLEECDRDIEVDDKFKRSVKMFIHMRSAMILARQLLSSKNNAAASETIQKLMNFMEENSALDVISGKLYVVTCLLAFDKREEASRELQNIASSIRNASVLIYTGMCSSCEIMRPSGETLIQEKRIPPCSSSQMEFLSVAHDAIFAQEDCPVLPDALKYECMVDRAFLLHPAVYFFYLRCLCRKTQEKMEDIARLHAVVNDCNGTLHSYRSFNILGHCYFENGNFQSAFDCYATSFSQTVQSGRPNVAIYMLLVILLNIFQTQGSENLR; via the exons ATGGAG TTTTCAGATGAAGATCTAAGAAAAATTTCACCAATATTATCGAAGTCCATGTTTTTCACCATGGCAAGCAGCTGCAAAACGGAAGCTCAAAAGAAGTCCATGTTGATGCTTGAGTTCTTGTATCTTTCAAGACATAAACAGACGGTGCGGAGGTATTTTGGAGGAAGTGCTGCAGAGGGAACAGCGATAAAAACAAGCGATGTCGATAAAATGATCGTGGGACCGAACATTTATGTATGTTCTGAACAAGCAGATGGAGAGCAGGTTAAAGGTCATGTTTTTCTAATGGACGCAAGTGACTCCTCCCCGGGTCACACGAAACTTGTTCTTTTGAAGACAGATCCAAACATTCCAACAGTATTTGACCAGGGCAACACGCTGTATGATATGCTGGAAGAGACTCAAGATGGCAGACGTCTACTCTCCAGTGAAAAGGTGGTTACGTTTTGGATGGATTTTATGAGGAAGAGACAAACGTCGACTGGGCCACCGGAAACATTTAGACATGGACCATGTGCAACAACTGTGACCACAGATCCTCAAGGttacatcaaaaatgaaatcggGGGAGTGATAGAGCAGGATTTTGCCCATGGTCTTCTGTTTTGTAGTCCGCCTTCTATGGGAAAGGATTGGCTGAGGAATCGAGTCAATTTCAGTTGGCCGTCACAGAAAATTGTACAAAAGATAATGTCTTTGAAATGTCATGTCGTTGCCGTTGGGGATAAAATGTCCCAACATTCCTCTTTAGAATGGAGGATTTCATATTTATTATGGGAACGTGAACTCGTTTGGAGTTTTAACGACATACAGCTTCAATGTTATGTTTTGTTGAAGGCCCTGTTGAAAAAATACATAGATCCCGTGGCTCCCGATGAGTTGAGTTCATACCACATGAAAACAATCGTGTTTTGGGAATCTGAAGATACTGAAGAAAATTGTTGGGGACAAGAATTCTTAATCCCCTTCCTACGAAATTGTTTGTGGCGCCTAAGTGAGTGCGTTCTAAACCGTTCTCTTAAACATTTCATAGAACGGGATAAAAATCTACTTCTGGGGAAAATGTGTGAGATCGAAATTAAAGAAAGTGTTCTTAAAGTGATTAAAGACATAATTCCGGATATTATTACTTACTCTTTGAAATGTATTGACGGCATTGATTTGACAACTACTTGGCAAAAGAGTGACCACAATATTGAGACTTTCCTGAGAAAATGTCTGGCTTGTCATAACTCCCgaataacatttgattttaatgaTTCCAAGCTGCCAGTGAAGGTATATCATTACGAGAGAGCCTATGCTATTGGGGTTAACGCTGAAACAGTTTTAGCCGATTTTAGTACTCTTGCCCAGTACCACGTGTCATTGGAGGAATGTGACAGAGATATTGAGGTAGACGACAAATTCAAACGATCtgttaaaatgtttattcaCATGCGATCCGCGATGATCTTAGCAAGACAGTTACTGTCATCTAAGAACAATGCAGCTGCGAGTGAAACAATTCAAAAGCTCATGAATTTCATGGAGGAAAATTCAGCGCTCGATGTTATATCCGGTAAATTGTATGTGGTTACATGTTTACTCGCTTTTGACAAACGAGAGGAAGCATCAAGAGAGCTCCAAAATATTGCCTCTTCCATTAGAAATGCTAGTGTATTAATATACACAGGTATGTGCTCAAGTTGCGAAATAATGCGACCTTCTGGGGAGACCTTGATACAGGAAAAAAGAATCCCTCCATGTTCCAGCTCCCAGATGGAGTTCTTGTCGGTCGCACATGATGCGATCTTTGCACAAGAGGATTGTCCAGTCCTGCCTGACGCGTTGAAGTACGAGTGCATGGTGGACAGAGCTTTCTTGCTTCACCCAGCAGTGTATTTCTTTTATCTTAGATGTTTGTGTCGCAAAACGCAGGAAAAGATGGAAGATATTGCACGTTTGCATGCTGTAGTTAACGATTGCAACGG
- the LOC130053121 gene encoding uncharacterized protein LOC130053121 isoform X1 — translation MEVIYLRQSKFSDEDLRKISPILSKSMFFTMASSCKTEAQKKSMLMLEFLYLSRHKQTVRRYFGGSAAEGTAIKTSDVDKMIVGPNIYVCSEQADGEQVKGHVFLMDASDSSPGHTKLVLLKTDPNIPTVFDQGNTLYDMLEETQDGRRLLSSEKVVTFWMDFMRKRQTSTGPPETFRHGPCATTVTTDPQGYIKNEIGGVIEQDFAHGLLFCSPPSMGKDWLRNRVNFSWPSQKIVQKIMSLKCHVVAVGDKMSQHSSLEWRISYLLWERELVWSFNDIQLQCYVLLKALLKKYIDPVAPDELSSYHMKTIVFWESEDTEENCWGQEFLIPFLRNCLWRLSECVLNRSLKHFIERDKNLLLGKMCEIEIKESVLKVIKDIIPDIITYSLKCIDGIDLTTTWQKSDHNIETFLRKCLACHNSRITFDFNDSKLPVKVYHYERAYAIGVNAETVLADFSTLAQYHVSLEECDRDIEVDDKFKRSVKMFIHMRSAMILARQLLSSKNNAAASETIQKLMNFMEENSALDVISGKLYVVTCLLAFDKREEASRELQNIASSIRNASVLIYTGMCSSCEIMRPSGETLIQEKRIPPCSSSQMEFLSVAHDAIFAQEDCPVLPDALKYECMVDRAFLLHPAVYFFYLRCLCRKTQEKMEDIARLHAVVNDCNGTLHSYRSFNILGHCYFENGNFQSAFDCYATSFSQTVQSGRPNVAIYMLLVILLNIFQTQGSENLR, via the exons ATGGAGGTAATTTATTTGAGACAGAGCAAG TTTTCAGATGAAGATCTAAGAAAAATTTCACCAATATTATCGAAGTCCATGTTTTTCACCATGGCAAGCAGCTGCAAAACGGAAGCTCAAAAGAAGTCCATGTTGATGCTTGAGTTCTTGTATCTTTCAAGACATAAACAGACGGTGCGGAGGTATTTTGGAGGAAGTGCTGCAGAGGGAACAGCGATAAAAACAAGCGATGTCGATAAAATGATCGTGGGACCGAACATTTATGTATGTTCTGAACAAGCAGATGGAGAGCAGGTTAAAGGTCATGTTTTTCTAATGGACGCAAGTGACTCCTCCCCGGGTCACACGAAACTTGTTCTTTTGAAGACAGATCCAAACATTCCAACAGTATTTGACCAGGGCAACACGCTGTATGATATGCTGGAAGAGACTCAAGATGGCAGACGTCTACTCTCCAGTGAAAAGGTGGTTACGTTTTGGATGGATTTTATGAGGAAGAGACAAACGTCGACTGGGCCACCGGAAACATTTAGACATGGACCATGTGCAACAACTGTGACCACAGATCCTCAAGGttacatcaaaaatgaaatcggGGGAGTGATAGAGCAGGATTTTGCCCATGGTCTTCTGTTTTGTAGTCCGCCTTCTATGGGAAAGGATTGGCTGAGGAATCGAGTCAATTTCAGTTGGCCGTCACAGAAAATTGTACAAAAGATAATGTCTTTGAAATGTCATGTCGTTGCCGTTGGGGATAAAATGTCCCAACATTCCTCTTTAGAATGGAGGATTTCATATTTATTATGGGAACGTGAACTCGTTTGGAGTTTTAACGACATACAGCTTCAATGTTATGTTTTGTTGAAGGCCCTGTTGAAAAAATACATAGATCCCGTGGCTCCCGATGAGTTGAGTTCATACCACATGAAAACAATCGTGTTTTGGGAATCTGAAGATACTGAAGAAAATTGTTGGGGACAAGAATTCTTAATCCCCTTCCTACGAAATTGTTTGTGGCGCCTAAGTGAGTGCGTTCTAAACCGTTCTCTTAAACATTTCATAGAACGGGATAAAAATCTACTTCTGGGGAAAATGTGTGAGATCGAAATTAAAGAAAGTGTTCTTAAAGTGATTAAAGACATAATTCCGGATATTATTACTTACTCTTTGAAATGTATTGACGGCATTGATTTGACAACTACTTGGCAAAAGAGTGACCACAATATTGAGACTTTCCTGAGAAAATGTCTGGCTTGTCATAACTCCCgaataacatttgattttaatgaTTCCAAGCTGCCAGTGAAGGTATATCATTACGAGAGAGCCTATGCTATTGGGGTTAACGCTGAAACAGTTTTAGCCGATTTTAGTACTCTTGCCCAGTACCACGTGTCATTGGAGGAATGTGACAGAGATATTGAGGTAGACGACAAATTCAAACGATCtgttaaaatgtttattcaCATGCGATCCGCGATGATCTTAGCAAGACAGTTACTGTCATCTAAGAACAATGCAGCTGCGAGTGAAACAATTCAAAAGCTCATGAATTTCATGGAGGAAAATTCAGCGCTCGATGTTATATCCGGTAAATTGTATGTGGTTACATGTTTACTCGCTTTTGACAAACGAGAGGAAGCATCAAGAGAGCTCCAAAATATTGCCTCTTCCATTAGAAATGCTAGTGTATTAATATACACAGGTATGTGCTCAAGTTGCGAAATAATGCGACCTTCTGGGGAGACCTTGATACAGGAAAAAAGAATCCCTCCATGTTCCAGCTCCCAGATGGAGTTCTTGTCGGTCGCACATGATGCGATCTTTGCACAAGAGGATTGTCCAGTCCTGCCTGACGCGTTGAAGTACGAGTGCATGGTGGACAGAGCTTTCTTGCTTCACCCAGCAGTGTATTTCTTTTATCTTAGATGTTTGTGTCGCAAAACGCAGGAAAAGATGGAAGATATTGCACGTTTGCATGCTGTAGTTAACGATTGCAACGG
- the LOC130053121 gene encoding uncharacterized protein LOC130053121 isoform X3 has translation MFFTMASSCKTEAQKKSMLMLEFLYLSRHKQTVRRYFGGSAAEGTAIKTSDVDKMIVGPNIYVCSEQADGEQVKGHVFLMDASDSSPGHTKLVLLKTDPNIPTVFDQGNTLYDMLEETQDGRRLLSSEKVVTFWMDFMRKRQTSTGPPETFRHGPCATTVTTDPQGYIKNEIGGVIEQDFAHGLLFCSPPSMGKDWLRNRVNFSWPSQKIVQKIMSLKCHVVAVGDKMSQHSSLEWRISYLLWERELVWSFNDIQLQCYVLLKALLKKYIDPVAPDELSSYHMKTIVFWESEDTEENCWGQEFLIPFLRNCLWRLSECVLNRSLKHFIERDKNLLLGKMCEIEIKESVLKVIKDIIPDIITYSLKCIDGIDLTTTWQKSDHNIETFLRKCLACHNSRITFDFNDSKLPVKVYHYERAYAIGVNAETVLADFSTLAQYHVSLEECDRDIEVDDKFKRSVKMFIHMRSAMILARQLLSSKNNAAASETIQKLMNFMEENSALDVISGKLYVVTCLLAFDKREEASRELQNIASSIRNASVLIYTGMCSSCEIMRPSGETLIQEKRIPPCSSSQMEFLSVAHDAIFAQEDCPVLPDALKYECMVDRAFLLHPAVYFFYLRCLCRKTQEKMEDIARLHAVVNDCNGTLHSYRSFNILGHCYFENGNFQSAFDCYATSFSQTVQSGRPNVAIYMLLVILLNIFQTQGSENLR, from the coding sequence ATGTTTTTCACCATGGCAAGCAGCTGCAAAACGGAAGCTCAAAAGAAGTCCATGTTGATGCTTGAGTTCTTGTATCTTTCAAGACATAAACAGACGGTGCGGAGGTATTTTGGAGGAAGTGCTGCAGAGGGAACAGCGATAAAAACAAGCGATGTCGATAAAATGATCGTGGGACCGAACATTTATGTATGTTCTGAACAAGCAGATGGAGAGCAGGTTAAAGGTCATGTTTTTCTAATGGACGCAAGTGACTCCTCCCCGGGTCACACGAAACTTGTTCTTTTGAAGACAGATCCAAACATTCCAACAGTATTTGACCAGGGCAACACGCTGTATGATATGCTGGAAGAGACTCAAGATGGCAGACGTCTACTCTCCAGTGAAAAGGTGGTTACGTTTTGGATGGATTTTATGAGGAAGAGACAAACGTCGACTGGGCCACCGGAAACATTTAGACATGGACCATGTGCAACAACTGTGACCACAGATCCTCAAGGttacatcaaaaatgaaatcggGGGAGTGATAGAGCAGGATTTTGCCCATGGTCTTCTGTTTTGTAGTCCGCCTTCTATGGGAAAGGATTGGCTGAGGAATCGAGTCAATTTCAGTTGGCCGTCACAGAAAATTGTACAAAAGATAATGTCTTTGAAATGTCATGTCGTTGCCGTTGGGGATAAAATGTCCCAACATTCCTCTTTAGAATGGAGGATTTCATATTTATTATGGGAACGTGAACTCGTTTGGAGTTTTAACGACATACAGCTTCAATGTTATGTTTTGTTGAAGGCCCTGTTGAAAAAATACATAGATCCCGTGGCTCCCGATGAGTTGAGTTCATACCACATGAAAACAATCGTGTTTTGGGAATCTGAAGATACTGAAGAAAATTGTTGGGGACAAGAATTCTTAATCCCCTTCCTACGAAATTGTTTGTGGCGCCTAAGTGAGTGCGTTCTAAACCGTTCTCTTAAACATTTCATAGAACGGGATAAAAATCTACTTCTGGGGAAAATGTGTGAGATCGAAATTAAAGAAAGTGTTCTTAAAGTGATTAAAGACATAATTCCGGATATTATTACTTACTCTTTGAAATGTATTGACGGCATTGATTTGACAACTACTTGGCAAAAGAGTGACCACAATATTGAGACTTTCCTGAGAAAATGTCTGGCTTGTCATAACTCCCgaataacatttgattttaatgaTTCCAAGCTGCCAGTGAAGGTATATCATTACGAGAGAGCCTATGCTATTGGGGTTAACGCTGAAACAGTTTTAGCCGATTTTAGTACTCTTGCCCAGTACCACGTGTCATTGGAGGAATGTGACAGAGATATTGAGGTAGACGACAAATTCAAACGATCtgttaaaatgtttattcaCATGCGATCCGCGATGATCTTAGCAAGACAGTTACTGTCATCTAAGAACAATGCAGCTGCGAGTGAAACAATTCAAAAGCTCATGAATTTCATGGAGGAAAATTCAGCGCTCGATGTTATATCCGGTAAATTGTATGTGGTTACATGTTTACTCGCTTTTGACAAACGAGAGGAAGCATCAAGAGAGCTCCAAAATATTGCCTCTTCCATTAGAAATGCTAGTGTATTAATATACACAGGTATGTGCTCAAGTTGCGAAATAATGCGACCTTCTGGGGAGACCTTGATACAGGAAAAAAGAATCCCTCCATGTTCCAGCTCCCAGATGGAGTTCTTGTCGGTCGCACATGATGCGATCTTTGCACAAGAGGATTGTCCAGTCCTGCCTGACGCGTTGAAGTACGAGTGCATGGTGGACAGAGCTTTCTTGCTTCACCCAGCAGTGTATTTCTTTTATCTTAGATGTTTGTGTCGCAAAACGCAGGAAAAGATGGAAGATATTGCACGTTTGCATGCTGTAGTTAACGATTGCAACGG